The Bradyrhizobium sp. WBAH42 genome includes a window with the following:
- a CDS encoding ABC transporter permease — translation MSAQAPVPAKSSGAQRAMRFVLPVIVFAAGLLAWELVVRIKEIPPYVLPAPSVIVLTLIKDWAVLSQSLATTLATTLEGFVAASIGGIALALLFNQSKWVEYSLFPYAIVLQVTPVIAIAPLLLIYLEQQTAVVVCAFIVAFFPVLSNTTLGLNSVDRNLAGLFQLYGASKPQTLRFLKLPAALPYILGGLRIAGGLSLIGAVVAEIAAGTAGAGSGLAYRIAESGYRLNIPRMFASLLLLSLAGIVIYGVLALVSHLVLRRWHESALGKEN, via the coding sequence ATGAGCGCGCAAGCTCCCGTGCCGGCAAAATCCTCTGGCGCGCAACGCGCGATGCGCTTCGTGCTGCCGGTCATCGTCTTCGCAGCCGGCCTCCTTGCCTGGGAACTCGTGGTCCGCATCAAGGAGATCCCGCCTTACGTGCTGCCGGCGCCCTCGGTCATCGTGCTGACACTGATCAAGGACTGGGCGGTGCTGTCACAATCGCTGGCGACCACGCTTGCAACCACGCTCGAAGGTTTTGTCGCCGCCAGCATCGGCGGCATCGCGCTGGCGCTGCTGTTCAACCAGTCGAAATGGGTGGAATATTCGCTGTTCCCCTATGCCATCGTGCTCCAGGTGACGCCTGTGATCGCGATCGCGCCGCTCTTGCTGATCTATCTGGAGCAGCAGACCGCGGTGGTCGTCTGCGCCTTCATCGTCGCTTTCTTCCCGGTGCTGTCGAACACCACGCTCGGGCTGAACTCGGTGGACCGCAATTTGGCCGGCCTGTTCCAGCTCTATGGCGCGTCAAAGCCGCAAACCCTGCGCTTCCTCAAGCTGCCGGCGGCGCTGCCCTATATCCTCGGCGGCCTGCGCATCGCCGGCGGCCTGTCGCTGATCGGCGCGGTCGTGGCGGAGATCGCGGCCGGAACGGCCGGCGCCGGCTCCGGGCTCGCCTACAGGATCGCCGAATCGGGCTATCGCTTGAACATACCCCGCATGTTCGCAAGCCTGCTTCTGTTGTCGCTGGCCGGGATTGTCATCTATGGGGTGCTGGCGCTAGTTTCCCACCTCGTTTTACGGCGCTGGCATGAAAGCGCGCTTGGAAAGGAAAACTGA
- a CDS encoding ABC transporter ATP-binding protein has translation MVASSTPPAVEPSLTALAVSLRGVTKTYDNGVMALGPFDLAVRKGEFISLLGPSGCGKSTVLRLIAELSAPSSGTVRVARHEGVPQPGHGIGFVFQEPTLMPWANVRENVRLPLKLGGVPKAEGRARADAALASVGLADFADAFPRELSGGMKMRVSLARALVTDPDILLMDEPFAALDEITRFRLNNDLLALWRSLRKTVIFVTHSVFESVYLSQRVVVMTARPGRIQADIRIETVEPRAEEFRTSAAYSDYCRRVSAALAPSYSEQSTL, from the coding sequence ATGGTAGCGAGCTCAACGCCACCCGCCGTCGAGCCCAGTCTGACCGCTCTCGCCGTCAGCCTGCGCGGCGTGACCAAAACTTACGACAACGGCGTGATGGCGCTCGGCCCGTTCGATCTTGCGGTCCGCAAGGGCGAGTTCATCTCGCTGCTGGGCCCGTCCGGCTGCGGCAAATCGACGGTGTTGCGGCTGATCGCCGAGCTCAGCGCGCCGTCGTCGGGCACGGTGCGGGTGGCACGGCACGAGGGCGTGCCGCAGCCGGGTCACGGCATCGGCTTCGTGTTCCAGGAGCCCACCCTGATGCCCTGGGCCAACGTCCGTGAGAACGTGCGGCTGCCGCTGAAGCTCGGCGGCGTGCCGAAGGCGGAAGGGCGCGCGCGTGCCGACGCGGCACTGGCGAGTGTCGGCCTTGCCGATTTCGCCGATGCCTTTCCGCGCGAGCTCTCCGGCGGCATGAAGATGCGGGTGTCGCTGGCGCGCGCGCTCGTCACCGATCCCGATATCCTCCTGATGGACGAGCCGTTCGCCGCGCTCGACGAGATCACGCGCTTCCGCCTCAACAACGATCTGCTGGCGCTGTGGCGGTCCCTGCGCAAGACCGTCATCTTCGTCACCCATTCGGTGTTCGAATCCGTCTATCTGTCGCAGCGCGTCGTGGTCATGACGGCGCGACCCGGCCGCATCCAGGCCGACATCCGCATCGAGACGGTCGAGCCGCGGGCTGAGGAGTTTCGCACCTCGGCGGCCTATTCCGACTATTGCCGACGCGTGTCCGCCGCGTTGGCGCCGTCCTATTCGGAGCAGTCGACGCTATGA
- a CDS encoding ABC transporter substrate-binding protein, protein MPPFHLRRALIAGLLAAVASFAPARAQTLDKVTFGTNWVAEAEHGGFFQAVADGTYKKYGLDVTIVPGGPNENNRMLLIAGKIDFFMAANTLMSFDAVANNVPVVSIAAVFQKDPQVMLTQPDAKVAKIEDLKPLTLFVSKEGMTSYFQWLKSEYGFSEKNVRPYNFNPQPFIANPKSAMQGYVTSEPFAVEKAAGFKPNVLLLADYGFNTYSTLIETRREIVEKKPDLVQRFVDASMIGWYNYIYRDNSAGNALIKQLNPEMTDDLLAYSVAKMKEHGIVDSGDSLKNGIGAMSDERYASFFNKMVKAGVVKADLDFRKSYTLRFVNKGVGVELRPNKP, encoded by the coding sequence ATGCCCCCCTTTCATCTGCGGCGAGCGTTAATTGCAGGCTTGTTGGCCGCTGTCGCCTCCTTTGCGCCGGCGCGCGCCCAAACGCTCGACAAGGTCACATTCGGCACCAACTGGGTCGCCGAGGCCGAGCATGGCGGCTTCTTCCAGGCGGTCGCCGACGGCACCTACAAGAAATACGGTCTCGACGTCACCATCGTCCCCGGCGGTCCCAACGAGAACAACCGGATGCTGCTGATTGCCGGCAAGATCGATTTCTTCATGGCCGCGAACACGCTGATGTCGTTCGACGCGGTCGCCAACAACGTTCCCGTCGTCAGCATCGCCGCGGTGTTCCAGAAGGATCCGCAGGTGATGCTGACGCAGCCCGACGCCAAGGTCGCCAAGATCGAGGATCTCAAGCCGCTGACGCTGTTCGTCTCCAAGGAAGGCATGACCAGCTATTTCCAGTGGCTGAAGTCCGAATACGGCTTCAGCGAGAAGAACGTCCGGCCCTACAATTTCAATCCGCAGCCCTTCATCGCCAATCCCAAGAGCGCCATGCAGGGTTACGTCACCTCCGAGCCGTTCGCGGTGGAGAAGGCCGCCGGCTTCAAGCCCAACGTGCTGCTGCTCGCCGATTACGGCTTCAACACCTATTCGACCCTGATCGAGACCCGCCGTGAGATCGTCGAGAAGAAGCCTGACCTGGTGCAGCGCTTCGTCGATGCCTCCATGATCGGCTGGTACAATTACATCTACCGCGACAATTCCGCCGGCAATGCCCTGATCAAGCAGCTCAACCCGGAGATGACCGACGATCTCCTGGCCTATTCCGTCGCCAAGATGAAAGAGCACGGCATCGTCGATTCCGGCGACAGCTTGAAGAACGGCATCGGTGCGATGAGCGACGAGCGCTATGCCTCCTTCTTCAACAAAATGGTCAAGGCCGGCGTCGTGAAGGCGGATCTCGACTTCCGCAAATCCTATACGCTGCGCTTCGTCAACAAGGGCGTCGGCGTCGAGCTGCGCCCGAACAAGCCGTAG
- a CDS encoding creatininase family protein, whose product MTPSRDWIDIDWAHASPDEVSRWIAVLPLAATEQHGPHLPLTTDVLIADAYLARVRELLSASVAASFLPVERVGISTEHIDYPGTQTLPTEMALKKWTGIGEEVARRGVRKLVIVTSHGGNSAAMMLVAQDLRAYQKLLVVTTSWSRLSGADTLFPADEVRHGIHGGAVETSIMLARYRDQVRKDAIADFPASSIAMEQQYRWLSTQRPAPFAWQAQDLNASGAVGNATLAEPAKGEQLLDQGARAFCELLGEVDNFDVNRLAKGPLG is encoded by the coding sequence ATGACGCCCTCCCGCGACTGGATCGACATCGACTGGGCTCATGCGAGCCCGGACGAGGTGTCGCGCTGGATCGCGGTGCTGCCGCTGGCGGCAACCGAGCAGCACGGCCCGCATCTGCCACTGACGACGGACGTGCTGATCGCGGACGCCTATCTGGCACGTGTGCGCGAGCTGTTGTCCGCGAGCGTTGCAGCGAGCTTCCTCCCGGTCGAACGGGTCGGGATTTCCACCGAGCATATCGACTATCCGGGCACGCAGACGCTGCCGACCGAAATGGCGCTGAAGAAATGGACTGGGATCGGCGAGGAGGTTGCACGCCGCGGCGTGAGAAAGCTCGTCATCGTCACCAGCCATGGCGGCAATAGCGCGGCCATGATGCTGGTCGCGCAGGACCTTCGCGCGTATCAAAAGCTCTTGGTAGTGACGACGTCGTGGTCGCGGCTCTCGGGCGCGGACACATTGTTCCCGGCCGATGAAGTGCGCCACGGCATTCACGGCGGCGCGGTCGAGACCTCGATCATGCTGGCGCGCTATCGTGATCAGGTGCGCAAGGATGCGATCGCTGATTTTCCCGCGAGCAGCATCGCGATGGAGCAGCAATATCGCTGGCTCTCGACGCAGCGGCCGGCGCCGTTCGCCTGGCAGGCGCAGGATCTCAACGCCAGCGGCGCGGTCGGCAACGCGACGCTGGCTGAGCCAGCGAAGGGCGAGCAGTTGCTCGATCAAGGCGCGCGCGCCTTTTGCGAGCTGCTGGGAGAGGTCGATAACTTCGACGTGAACAGGCTCGCCAAGGGGCCGCTCGGCTAG
- a CDS encoding carbohydrate porin, producing MRTAAAIATGVLAFPTAGRAADLPLKAPALRAVYDWTGLYIGAHAGYGRGSSHFALNDGTALSDSGVFSGMIGGVQAGYNYRLNSGWLVGVEGDFTFPNYITSNSIVSFLATPANTVTQQWDYTASLRGRVGYTSGPWLVYATGGFAWMGERYFDAPASGAEIPKILNTRPGWVAGAGVEYGFAPHWSARLEYLYSRFDSANVAFSTGAQYTSSSLDFQQVRLGLNRKVDWPGMPGYNPKSSLIDTESDRWEIHGQSTYLPQGYPSFPALYTGPNSLSPSRQAKATWSNSLFLNARLWDGGEVYYNPELLQGFGLNDTVGAAGFPNGEAQKSNFPYPHYNTSRLFVRQTFGFGGEQEELASSQLQLGQKVDVSRLTLQAGKFPVVDVFDGNAYAKDTRRDFMNWSLWAPGAFDYSADKVGLTYGVTAELNQKQWALRGGYFLMVSESNSNHFDTRVGERGQYVLELETRFSLLGQPGKLRTIGWLDSANMGSFRETLNNPALNLDIAQTRRGRLKYGYVLNLEQAITDDVGLFGRWSWNDGRFETLAFTDIHRSLSAGLSIKGTRWGRPDDVIGVGGAINAISQDYRDFLAAGGLGVLVGDGALNYRKERILETYYAYAVNKNITLTADYQLIVNPAYNADRGPVSVFSGRLHGEF from the coding sequence TTGCGAACGGCCGCGGCGATTGCCACGGGCGTGCTGGCTTTTCCGACTGCCGGCCGCGCGGCCGATCTGCCGCTGAAGGCGCCGGCCTTGAGAGCGGTCTATGACTGGACCGGCCTCTATATCGGCGCGCATGCCGGCTACGGCCGCGGCTCGTCGCATTTTGCGCTGAACGACGGCACCGCACTCAGCGACAGCGGCGTCTTCAGCGGCATGATCGGCGGCGTGCAGGCGGGCTACAATTACCGCCTCAACTCCGGCTGGCTGGTCGGCGTCGAAGGCGATTTTACGTTTCCCAACTACATCACGTCGAACTCGATCGTCTCGTTCCTGGCGACGCCCGCCAACACCGTCACGCAGCAATGGGACTACACCGCGAGCCTGCGCGGGCGCGTCGGCTACACCAGCGGTCCGTGGCTCGTCTATGCCACCGGCGGCTTTGCCTGGATGGGCGAGCGCTATTTCGACGCGCCGGCCTCCGGCGCCGAAATCCCGAAGATCCTGAACACACGTCCTGGCTGGGTCGCAGGCGCCGGCGTCGAATACGGTTTCGCGCCGCATTGGAGCGCGCGGCTCGAATATCTCTACAGCCGCTTCGATAGTGCCAACGTCGCCTTCTCCACGGGCGCGCAATACACGTCCTCGTCGCTCGACTTCCAGCAGGTCAGGCTCGGCCTCAACCGCAAGGTCGATTGGCCCGGCATGCCGGGCTATAACCCGAAGAGCTCGCTGATCGACACGGAATCGGATCGCTGGGAGATCCACGGCCAGAGCACCTATCTGCCGCAAGGCTATCCATCGTTCCCCGCGCTCTATACCGGACCGAACTCGCTGTCGCCGTCGCGACAGGCCAAGGCGACGTGGAGCAACAGCCTGTTCCTGAACGCGCGGCTGTGGGACGGCGGCGAGGTCTATTACAATCCCGAGCTGCTGCAGGGATTTGGGCTCAACGACACGGTCGGTGCGGCCGGCTTCCCGAACGGCGAAGCGCAGAAATCGAACTTCCCCTACCCGCACTACAACACCTCGCGCCTGTTCGTGCGCCAAACCTTCGGCTTCGGCGGCGAGCAGGAAGAGCTGGCGAGCAGCCAGCTGCAGCTGGGACAGAAGGTCGACGTGTCGCGCCTCACCTTGCAGGCCGGCAAGTTCCCCGTGGTCGACGTGTTCGACGGCAATGCCTATGCCAAGGACACCCGCAGGGATTTCATGAACTGGTCGCTCTGGGCGCCCGGCGCCTTCGATTATTCCGCCGACAAGGTCGGTCTCACCTACGGCGTCACGGCCGAACTCAACCAGAAGCAATGGGCGCTGCGCGGCGGCTATTTCCTGATGGTGTCGGAATCCAATTCGAATCATTTCGACACCAGGGTCGGCGAGCGCGGCCAGTACGTGCTCGAGCTCGAGACGCGCTTCTCGCTGCTCGGCCAGCCCGGTAAGCTCAGGACCATCGGCTGGCTCGACAGCGCCAATATGGGCAGCTTCCGCGAGACGCTGAACAATCCCGCGCTCAATCTCGACATCGCGCAGACCCGGCGCGGACGCCTGAAGTACGGCTATGTGCTCAATCTCGAGCAGGCGATCACCGACGATGTCGGGCTGTTCGGCCGCTGGAGCTGGAACGACGGCCGGTTCGAAACGCTGGCCTTCACCGACATTCATCGCAGCCTGTCCGCGGGCTTGTCGATCAAGGGCACGAGATGGGGCCGGCCGGACGACGTGATCGGCGTCGGCGGCGCGATCAACGCGATCTCGCAGGATTATCGCGACTTCCTTGCCGCCGGCGGCCTCGGTGTCCTCGTCGGCGACGGCGCGCTGAACTACCGCAAGGAACGCATCCTCGAAACCTACTACGCCTATGCGGTGAACAAGAACATCACCCTCACCGCCGACTATCAGCTCATCGTCAACCCCGCCTACAACGCCGACCGCGGACCGGTGTCGGTGTTTTCGGGCCGGCTGCACGGGGAGTTCTGA